A genomic segment from Bubalus kerabau isolate K-KA32 ecotype Philippines breed swamp buffalo chromosome 14, PCC_UOA_SB_1v2, whole genome shotgun sequence encodes:
- the RP1 gene encoding oxygen-regulated protein 1 isoform X10, with protein sequence MSETPSTSFSMVRRISSEGPLPSPRQSGITQPVVAKRISFYKSGDPQFGGVRVVLNPRSFKTFDALLDNLSGKVPLPFGVRNISTPRGRHSITCLEELEDGQSYLCSHGRKVQPVDLDKARRRPRPWLSSRALSTHVQRGPAPAAPGMLRAPRRLVVFRNGDPKTRRAIVLNRRVTQSFEVFLQYLTQVMQRPVTKLYATDGRKVPSLQAVILSSGAVVAAGREPFKPGNYDIQKYLLPARLPGISRRVYPKGNARSESRKRKDEAHGLDVD encoded by the exons ATGAGCGAAACTCCTTCCACCAGTTTCTCCATGGTTCGCCGGATCTCCTCTGAAGGTCCGCTTCCTTCTCCTCGCCAGTCGGGCATCACCCAGCCTGTTGTGGCCAAAAGGATCAGTTTCTACAAGAGCGGAGACCCTCAGTTCGGCGGGGTCCGGGTGGTGCTGAACCCTCGTTCCTTCAAAACATTCGATGCTCTGCTGGACAACCTGTCGGGCAAGGTTCCCCTGCCCTTTGGGGTGCGGAACATCAGCACCCCCCGGGGGAGGCACAGCATCACGTgcctggaggagctggaggacgGTCAGTCGTACCTGTGCTCCCACGGCAGGAAGGTGCAGCCAGTGGATCTGGACAAGGCCCGGCGTCGCCCGCGGCCCTGGCTCAGCAGCCGAGCTCTCAGCACGCATGTGCAGCGAGGCCCCGCCCCTGCTGCTCCCGGCATGCTGCGCGCGCCGCGACGGCTTGTGGTCTTCAGGAATGGCGACCCTAAAACGAGGCGTGCAATCGTGCTCAACAGGAGGGTCACGCAGAGCTTTGAGGTCTTTCTGCAGTACCTGACACAGGTCATGCAGCGCCCGGTGACCAAGCTGTACGCCACAGACGGAAGGAAG GTTCCCAGTCTGCAGGCTGTGATCCTGAGCTCTGGAGCTGTGGTGGCAGCAGGAAGGGAACCGTTTAAACCAGGAAATTATGACATTCAAAAGTACTTGCTTCCTGCTAGATTACCAGGCATCTCTCGTCGTGTGTACCCCAAGGGAAATGCTAGGTCAGAAAGCAGAAAAA
- the RP1 gene encoding oxygen-regulated protein 1 isoform X9 gives MSETPSTSFSMVRRISSEGPLPSPRQSGITQPVVAKRISFYKSGDPQFGGVRVVLNPRSFKTFDALLDNLSGKVPLPFGVRNISTPRGRHSITCLEELEDGQSYLCSHGRKVQPVDLDKARRRPRPWLSSRALSTHVQRGPAPAAPGMLRAPRRLVVFRNGDPKTRRAIVLNRRVTQSFEVFLQYLTQVMQRPVTKLYATDGRKVPSLQAVILSSGAVVAAGREPFKPGNYDIQKYLLPARLPGISRRVYPKGNARSESRKRQDSPFFLLSRK, from the exons ATGAGCGAAACTCCTTCCACCAGTTTCTCCATGGTTCGCCGGATCTCCTCTGAAGGTCCGCTTCCTTCTCCTCGCCAGTCGGGCATCACCCAGCCTGTTGTGGCCAAAAGGATCAGTTTCTACAAGAGCGGAGACCCTCAGTTCGGCGGGGTCCGGGTGGTGCTGAACCCTCGTTCCTTCAAAACATTCGATGCTCTGCTGGACAACCTGTCGGGCAAGGTTCCCCTGCCCTTTGGGGTGCGGAACATCAGCACCCCCCGGGGGAGGCACAGCATCACGTgcctggaggagctggaggacgGTCAGTCGTACCTGTGCTCCCACGGCAGGAAGGTGCAGCCAGTGGATCTGGACAAGGCCCGGCGTCGCCCGCGGCCCTGGCTCAGCAGCCGAGCTCTCAGCACGCATGTGCAGCGAGGCCCCGCCCCTGCTGCTCCCGGCATGCTGCGCGCGCCGCGACGGCTTGTGGTCTTCAGGAATGGCGACCCTAAAACGAGGCGTGCAATCGTGCTCAACAGGAGGGTCACGCAGAGCTTTGAGGTCTTTCTGCAGTACCTGACACAGGTCATGCAGCGCCCGGTGACCAAGCTGTACGCCACAGACGGAAGGAAG GTTCCCAGTCTGCAGGCTGTGATCCTGAGCTCTGGAGCTGTGGTGGCAGCAGGAAGGGAACCGTTTAAACCAGGAAATTATGACATTCAAAAGTACTTGCTTCCTGCTAGATTACCAGGCATCTCTCGTCGTGTGTACCCCAAGGGAAATGCTAGGTCAGAAAGCAGAAAAA
- the RP1 gene encoding oxygen-regulated protein 1 isoform X11 — protein MSETPSTSFSMVRRISSEGPLPSPRQSGITQPVVAKRISFYKSGDPQFGGVRVVLNPRSFKTFDALLDNLSGKVPLPFGVRNISTPRGRHSITCLEELEDGQSYLCSHGRKVQPVDLDKARRRPRPWLSSRALSTHVQRGPAPAAPGMLRAPRRLVVFRNGDPKTRRAIVLNRRVTQSFEVFLQYLTQVMQRPVTKLYATDGRKVPSLQAVILSSGAVVAAGREPFKPGNYDIQKYLLPARLPGISRRVYPKGNARSESRKKKCQEI, from the exons ATGAGCGAAACTCCTTCCACCAGTTTCTCCATGGTTCGCCGGATCTCCTCTGAAGGTCCGCTTCCTTCTCCTCGCCAGTCGGGCATCACCCAGCCTGTTGTGGCCAAAAGGATCAGTTTCTACAAGAGCGGAGACCCTCAGTTCGGCGGGGTCCGGGTGGTGCTGAACCCTCGTTCCTTCAAAACATTCGATGCTCTGCTGGACAACCTGTCGGGCAAGGTTCCCCTGCCCTTTGGGGTGCGGAACATCAGCACCCCCCGGGGGAGGCACAGCATCACGTgcctggaggagctggaggacgGTCAGTCGTACCTGTGCTCCCACGGCAGGAAGGTGCAGCCAGTGGATCTGGACAAGGCCCGGCGTCGCCCGCGGCCCTGGCTCAGCAGCCGAGCTCTCAGCACGCATGTGCAGCGAGGCCCCGCCCCTGCTGCTCCCGGCATGCTGCGCGCGCCGCGACGGCTTGTGGTCTTCAGGAATGGCGACCCTAAAACGAGGCGTGCAATCGTGCTCAACAGGAGGGTCACGCAGAGCTTTGAGGTCTTTCTGCAGTACCTGACACAGGTCATGCAGCGCCCGGTGACCAAGCTGTACGCCACAGACGGAAGGAAG GTTCCCAGTCTGCAGGCTGTGATCCTGAGCTCTGGAGCTGTGGTGGCAGCAGGAAGGGAACCGTTTAAACCAGGAAATTATGACATTCAAAAGTACTTGCTTCCTGCTAGATTACCAGGCATCTCTCGTCGTGTGTACCCCAAGGGAAATGCTAGGTCAGAAAGCAGAAAAA